In Deltaproteobacteria bacterium, the DNA window TTGAGATTCTTCGCTCCCATGAGCGCGCCGAGTCCCCCCCGACCGAGTGAGTCTGTCTTGTCGACAATGGTGAGAGCATTACGCACGAGGTTCTCTCCGGCCGTCCCGATGACCACGACACCCGCCTCCGGACCTTCCCTGCGGACGAGTTCGTTGGAGACCTCTTCGATCCCTCGACCCCAGAGATCCCGGGCCTCGACCAGATCGATCTCTCGGTCCCTGATTCTCAGGTAGACGGGCGAGTCGGCCTTTCCGCTGATCAGGAGATGATCGCAGCCCGCCCGTTTCAGTGCGATACCCAGATACCTCCCCCCTGTGGTACAGGAACCGACAAAATGCTTGCCGTCCTCCGCGGCAATAGTCGGAAATTTCGTGATCACCGTGGTTTTCGGCGCACCCGGGGTGAGTGTGCCTGCGAGAATACCCGGGCTCATTGCGATGATGTTCTCAGGCGAGAAGGGATCGGTTCCCGGCGGCAGATTGTCGGCAACCAGCTTCCAACCAACGCCGCTTCCACCGAGGAACCGCCTGTCTGTCTCCTCTTGGACCGGTTCTCTTTCCACGGTGCCGGCAGACAGATCGACCCGCACAATCCAGCTCGTTGGGTGAGTCACAGATCTTCTCCTTTCTTCACGAACGTACGAGGATTTTGTAACCCCCACCTTCCGATCCACTCGTGATGGTTCCGTATCCGCATGCCTTGATGCAGGCAGGGTCCCCGCCGCAGAGGTCACACCCCATGGGATAGATCACAGGCGCGGTATGGTCTGTTTCCACATCCCGTTCCAGTCGGATCATGGACTTGGCCGGATTGAACAGGCCGGCCTTCGAAAAAGAACACGCCAACTGGCAGCTTCGACACCCACGGCAGTTCTTCACGTTGATGACAAGATGGTCCACACGTTTCACCTGGCTATCCTCCTCGCGGCCGGTAGACGATCTCCAGACGGTTGCCCTCCGGGTCTTCAAAGTATCCGATCTTCCAGCCATTGCTGGTGTCACGGACGTCATGGAGGGAGACGCCTTTGGATTGGAGAAGGCCGGCTGTCCGGTCAAAGTCTTCGACCACCAATCCAACATGGCTGTACCCCGGATCGGTCAGTTCTCTCTTGTGAGGCGGCGAAGGCGAGGGGAGGATCTCGATCTGCCATCCTCCCTCCCCTTCCAGGAAGTAGATCGGGGGCCTTCCCTCCTTCTCCAGCTTGCGGACAACGGAGAAACCAAGCTTCTCACGGTACCACCGGGACAGGCCCTCCGAGTCATTGGCATAGATACCCAAGTGTTCGACTCTCATCTTCAGTCCTCCACATCGGCAAAGGCGGTTACGGGCATGGCTTCCAGCCCAAAGAGGCGAAGGGGAATCACATAGGCCCGGGAAATTGTTCTGCCGACCAGGGGCGCAAGGTTCGCATCCTCCACCAGGAGGAACCTGCGCTTCTTCTTCAAGAGAAAGGTCTTGTGCACCGGAAACTGAGGACTCAGCCCCTTTGCCTCGGGGATGTTCTCGATCCCTATCAGATCGACTCCCACTCCCCGGAGATTGAAGTTGTCCACGAGATAGTGAGCAGCGTCGACTGAGAAGCTCGGCTGTCCGGCCACATACCGCTTTGGGTCGGTCTTTCGGACCTCGGAAAACCCGGTATAGACAAGGAGAAGATCGCTCTCGGCGAGCCTGGCCTCCGAGGGTTTGAGATCCTCGACCGATATTCTCTCCATGTCGCCTTTGGGAATCTCCAGGAGAAGGGGCTTATCGAATACGAAATCCGAGATCTCGAAGTCCTCCAGCTTCAAGGCCTCCGGGCTCACGTGAAAGGGAACATCGATGTGCGTTCCGGTATGGACAAAAAACTCGACGATACTCGTATTGTTGTAAGATCCCCAGCGGACCCCCCGGCCCTCTTCACCCGGGGCCGGGCCTTGGACCATCCGGGATCGTGGCCTCACCTCGGGCGGGGCGATATCGCCCGGCATCACGATCTCTTTCGGGTCCAGAGAGTAGGAGAATTCGATCAGCATATCAGTCCCTCCTTTCTTCGATTGTTCCCGGATCACCCTTTGCCCTGGCTGTTCGAAAGAGCAGGATACAACAGGTCTTGTAGGCTTGTCAATATGTATTTACAAGATTATGTAAATAATCCTTGACATAATCTTCATTTGCCTGTAAAAGAAGACAGACAAGGATTCACGGGGAGGGACCAGATGAGAGATCTCGCAGAACTTCTCGAAGAAGCGAACCTGGAGCGGCGCCTTTTTGAATTCCCCGTGCCCCGCTACTATCAGCTCAGCCGGGTCCTTCAAAAGCTGATCCAGGACGAGGCATTCCAACCGGGGGACCGATTTCCAACCGAGGAGGCGATCTCAAACTGCTTTCACGTGAGCCGTCCCACGGCCAACAAGGCGGTCCAACTCTTGATCCACGAGGGGTATCTGTCCCGCGACAAGGGGCTGGGGACCTATGTCAAGGAGAAACCCCTGGTTGAGTTCACCTTCCTTACGGACAGTCTGAGTTTTGCCGAACAGTTTCCCCCGGATGTACCCATACGAAACGAGTTGATCTGGAGCAAGACCGTGGCCGCCACGCCGAAAGTGGCCAAGGCCCTCGACCTCCAGCCGGGGGCCCCTACGGTGCTGATGAGGCGATTGAGGTTCGTGTATGGCCACCCCCTCATGGTATGTGATTCCCAACTTTCGGCTGAGAGATTTCCGGAGATTGCAAAGAAGGAGTTTGTTCGAGACAGCCTCTATGCGACACTCGCAGAGAGGTACGACTGCCCCGTCCTGTCCTCAGAGAGGTTCACCGTCGCAATCGAAATCACGGAGCGCGAAGTTGCAGACCTTCTCGAAATCCAGCCTTTCTCTCCTGCCCTGATGATAACCGGCACTTCATTCACCCATGGGCGCAGGCCGGTAGACTACCTGAGGACCTTCCTGCGGGAGGGCTCGGTACTCAAGACGAAGGTTACTCGCCGCACGGAAAAGAACAGGGGGATCAAAACAGATCCTGGAAAGTAAAGGAGGGATCGGATATGGGGGATTTGATTCTCGCCCATGATCTCGGGACAACCGGAAACAAGGCGTCTCTCTATGACCTCTCGGGCAGACTCGTGGGTAGCTGCTACCATCCCTACGAGACCTTCTATCCCCGACCGGGCTGGGTCGAGCAGGATCCTGAAGACTGGTGGAAGGCATTCGTCGATTCGACAAGACGGGTGATCGATTCCGCAAAGGTGGAACCTTCTCGGATCCTGGGTCTCTGTTTCAGCGGCCATATGATGGCGGGGATTCCGGTCGACAGGGAAGGTAGAGTCCTCCAGAAAAGGGTCTTCCTCTGGGCGGATCATCGTAGCCAGGACCAGGCAGAACGAATCAAGCAGACGGTTGGCTGGGAGAATTTCTACCACAGGACAGGTGGGGGAATGGAGATAGCCCTCTACCCGATTGCAAAGATCCTCTGGTTGAAGGAGAACCAGCCGGAGATATACCGCCGGGCATACAGATTCCTCGGAACCAAGGACGTGCTGGTGCAGCGTCTCACGGGCCGCTTTGTCACGGATTTTTCCGATGCTTCAAACACCGGCCTATTGGATCTCCGGCAGAGGGTCTGGGCAAAGGACCTCCTCGCTGAGGTGGGAATCGACGAGACAAAACTGCCCGACGAGATCCTCCCGTCAGACACCCCCGTAGGCACGGTTAAGGAAGAGGTCAGCCAAGCTACAGGGCTCAAGCCGGGGACCCCCGTGATCCTGGGAGGAGGTGACGTGGCGTGCGCCGCCCTGGGAGCAGGGGTCATAGAGGAGGGTTGTGTGTACAACTATATCGGCTCAGCCTCATGGCTGGCCCTGGCTTCCTCTTTTCCGGTTTTCGACGATCGGATGAGGCCCTTCACCCTCTGCCACATCATCCCGAACATGTATGTGGTCCAGCTGGCAACTTTCTCGGCAGGTGTGGTCTACGCATGGATCCGCGATCAGATCTGCTGGCTGGAGAGTGCCGCTGCACAGCGCCTCGGCCAGAGCGCCTTTGACTGGATGAACCAGG includes these proteins:
- a CDS encoding VOC family protein, producing the protein MRVEHLGIYANDSEGLSRWYREKLGFSVVRKLEKEGRPPIYFLEGEGGWQIEILPSPSPPHKRELTDPGYSHVGLVVEDFDRTAGLLQSKGVSLHDVRDTSNGWKIGYFEDPEGNRLEIVYRPRGG
- a CDS encoding cyclase family protein — translated: MLIEFSYSLDPKEIVMPGDIAPPEVRPRSRMVQGPAPGEEGRGVRWGSYNNTSIVEFFVHTGTHIDVPFHVSPEALKLEDFEISDFVFDKPLLLEIPKGDMERISVEDLKPSEARLAESDLLLVYTGFSEVRKTDPKRYVAGQPSFSVDAAHYLVDNFNLRGVGVDLIGIENIPEAKGLSPQFPVHKTFLLKKKRRFLLVEDANLAPLVGRTISRAYVIPLRLFGLEAMPVTAFADVED
- a CDS encoding GntR family transcriptional regulator, giving the protein MRDLAELLEEANLERRLFEFPVPRYYQLSRVLQKLIQDEAFQPGDRFPTEEAISNCFHVSRPTANKAVQLLIHEGYLSRDKGLGTYVKEKPLVEFTFLTDSLSFAEQFPPDVPIRNELIWSKTVAATPKVAKALDLQPGAPTVLMRRLRFVYGHPLMVCDSQLSAERFPEIAKKEFVRDSLYATLAERYDCPVLSSERFTVAIEITEREVADLLEIQPFSPALMITGTSFTHGRRPVDYLRTFLREGSVLKTKVTRRTEKNRGIKTDPGK
- a CDS encoding FGGY-family carbohydrate kinase — encoded protein: MGDLILAHDLGTTGNKASLYDLSGRLVGSCYHPYETFYPRPGWVEQDPEDWWKAFVDSTRRVIDSAKVEPSRILGLCFSGHMMAGIPVDREGRVLQKRVFLWADHRSQDQAERIKQTVGWENFYHRTGGGMEIALYPIAKILWLKENQPEIYRRAYRFLGTKDVLVQRLTGRFVTDFSDASNTGLLDLRQRVWAKDLLAEVGIDETKLPDEILPSDTPVGTVKEEVSQATGLKPGTPVILGGGDVACAALGAGVIEEGCVYNYIGSASWLALASSFPVFDDRMRPFTLCHIIPNMYVVQLATFSAGVVYAWIRDQICWLESAAAQRLGQSAFDWMNQEASSSTPGANGLIFLPNLRPGGAPHNDLKARGALLGLTLAHKREDIFRAALEGITFNIRLLCEALEKQAGRSFPEIRMIGGGSKSSLWQEIEANVLNKRIATLSTQQEANSLGAAITAGVALGVFESFQKAAQEFIEIRKVTKPREDIRRVYDRQFELFNKAYGSLVPVNDALAEMARDDSP